A single window of Actinomycetota bacterium DNA harbors:
- a CDS encoding zinc-dependent alcohol dehydrogenase family protein has product MRCWRVRRPGPIDDGPLELVEHEPPPPGAGEVRIRVRTCGVCRTDLHVVEGDLEPRQPRVVPGHEIVGEVVELGPGAGRFDVGTRVGVPWLRSTCQVCRFCRRGQENLCLDPTFTGWTHDGGYAETVTVPEGYCYGLPEAIDDLHAAPLLCAGIIGYRALKRAELPPGGRLGIYGFGGSAHLTAQLAIAAGAEVHVVTRSQDGQELARRLGASWAGGAGETPPVALDGAILFAPAGAIVPDALRALDRGGTLAIAGIHLTDVPPLNYQQHLFQERQVRSVTANTRADGEEFLRLAGRLDLEVTAHAYAFEDAPQALSDLAHDRFAGSAVLDLR; this is encoded by the coding sequence GTGCGGTGCTGGCGGGTACGTCGACCTGGACCCATCGACGACGGTCCCCTCGAACTCGTCGAGCACGAGCCCCCACCCCCGGGGGCCGGAGAGGTACGTATCCGCGTCCGCACCTGCGGTGTCTGCCGCACTGATCTCCACGTCGTGGAAGGCGATCTCGAACCGCGTCAGCCACGCGTCGTCCCGGGCCACGAGATCGTCGGGGAGGTTGTCGAGCTCGGGCCGGGGGCCGGACGCTTCGATGTCGGCACCAGGGTAGGTGTCCCGTGGTTGCGTTCGACCTGCCAAGTGTGCCGCTTCTGTCGACGGGGACAGGAGAACCTCTGCCTCGATCCGACCTTCACCGGCTGGACCCACGATGGCGGCTACGCGGAGACCGTCACCGTCCCCGAGGGCTACTGCTACGGGCTCCCGGAGGCCATCGACGACCTCCACGCCGCGCCTCTGCTGTGCGCCGGAATCATCGGCTACCGGGCACTGAAACGCGCCGAGCTACCGCCCGGGGGCCGACTGGGAATCTACGGGTTCGGAGGGTCGGCCCACCTCACCGCACAGCTCGCCATCGCTGCCGGGGCGGAGGTCCACGTCGTCACGAGATCCCAGGACGGTCAGGAGCTGGCGCGGCGGCTAGGTGCCTCCTGGGCCGGTGGGGCGGGGGAGACACCTCCCGTCGCCCTGGATGGGGCGATCCTGTTCGCGCCTGCCGGTGCGATCGTGCCCGACGCACTCCGTGCACTCGATCGCGGCGGGACGCTGGCGATCGCCGGCATCCACCTGACCGATGTGCCGCCGCTGAACTACCAGCAGCACCTCTTCCAGGAGCGTCAGGTGCGCAGCGTGACCGCCAACACCCGTGCCGACGGCGAGGAGTTCCTGCGGCTCGCGGGGCGGCTCGACCTCGAGGTCACCGCACACGCCTACGCGTTCGAGGACGCCCCGCAGGCGCTGTCCGATCTCGCCCACGACCGGTTCGCGGGTAGCGCCGTCCTCGACCTGCGCTGA